Sequence from the Thermococcus sp. genome:
GGCAAGGAGCGCTTGACGGTTCTTATCTCTGAGCATCCACAGAGGGGGAGGACAGTTCTGGACGCCTACCTCAGGTGCCCCCCAGAGGGAATGCGGAAGATAGACTTCTTTGACATAAGAAGGATAGCCTATTCTTCGAAGAGCTATCTGCCTGAGGTGGTATGATGGAGGCCAAGAGTTACATTCATCTACTTGGCAGAACCCGAATACTGATAACCGAATGGTTGCCCTTCGGTGAGAACACCATCTTGGAGCTTTCGAGGAAGCTTGAAACGGAGAGTGGAGAAGGCACTCACAGTATTCTGACGGAGGTTATAGATCCCGAGCCGCAGGAAATGATATTCAGAACCGATTCCATCCCTACGGTGATCCAGGTAATCAGGAGCGAGGAAAGTAGAAGTATAGACTTCAAGTGTGCCGTGGCATACTCGGAGACCAACGCGGATATACAGGAGGAACATTTCGGTGTGCACGTTGATAACCTTGGCAGGATAATCTATGGCCTTGAACTTCTTGAGGCAGGTGGCTCGCGTGGCAGGTACAGCATTGACAACGTGTCCTCTGTTATCGCTGATCTGGTTCATGACAGTTCCAAAATGCTGAATACCGTAATATCGAAGTATCAGAAGCGGCTTCTTGAGCTTATCTACTTCAACGAACCCCTACATCGTGACAAGTTCTTTTTGGTCTTTGCGGAGGGGATGGAGCCGAACATGGATGATGACTCACTGATGCAGTTTTTACAGGGAGTTCTTGAACTCAAACAGGTGTTATCTTCGATTAAAACGGTAAAGACCCTTGAAGATGGGACTCTTATGATACTCGGGGCCCAGGGTGTAATAGCCGTGGGTGAAAATGCGTTTGAATACGAACAGGTTCTGCTCACGTACGCGTTCATGAAGAGCATAGAGAACAGCCTAGAAAACGCCCTTGCAAGGCTCTGGCGTTCGTGGGATATGTCGGAGGAGCTCAAGGACAGTGTGTTCTCCAAGGAGGGTACAAACTCACTTAGGGAAATAAACAGACGAATAAGCGAGCTTCAGAGTGACGTCTCAATAGTCACCTCAGTTTTCAGGTACATAAAGGATACTTTGAGTTCACTCAGTAGTGTGATATTGGAGCTTCGGGGGGATTCAGTGTACGATCTTCTTGGGATAGACGGGAGACTGGAGATCCTAAGAAGACGTGTGGAGGATGCTATACCCGTTGCCGAAACACTCTCGAGGGAGGTGGAGATACTGGTCAGCGTTGCGGATACTCTCCTGGACAACTCCATCGTAAAGCTCATGGACGCTGTTGAAGAAAACACGAAGAGATACGTAGCTATTGGAGAGGCCCTTGAGCTGCTTGAGGTGGGTATATTTGGGGTTTATGCGGTTGAGCTTATCCACATAGCGCTTCAGTACAGTGGGATAGAGGAGGACCTGATGAGGTTCAGCTTTCTGGGTCTCTCATTGGCTTTCTGGACGATACTCACCATAGGACTCGGCGGCATAATCTTTGCGTGGTACCTGCTGAAGCTGACCAAGAAGAGGGTAATGGGGGAACACGGAAACTGAAAAGCCATCATACCGGGAAGCGCTATTCAAACACCTTAAAGATCAAAATGGTATTGTTCTCGTTGACAAACCTCGAAAAGTTTTTAAAGCGATGCATCGTTAGGGGCATCGGTGGTGCCTATCGTCCACCGTAACGCCGATTTCGACCCGTGAATTTCACGCGTTCCGCGCTTCTCGGTTATCCTCCACTCCGGCACCACCGGCGTTGCTAAGATTTTTAAGCCGCCCTTCTGAGGGTAACCCATCTTCAAAAAACCGAAAGGGTGATGCCCATGCTTCCCAAGACCTACGAGCCCGAGAAAATTGAACCGAAATGGCAGAAGTTCTGGCTTGATGAGAAAATCTACAAGTACGAGCTCGACGAGAAGAGGCCGAGCTACGCTATAGACACACCTCCCCCGTTCACGAGCGGAACGCTCCACCTCGGTCATGTTTTGAGCCACACCTGGATCGACATCATAGCGCGCTACAAGAGGATGACCGGCTACAACGTGCTCTTCCCTCAGGGCTTCGACAACCACGGCCTCCCGACCGAGCTCAAGGTGGAGAAGGAGTTCGGGATAAGTAAGGATCAGCCTGAGAAGTTCCTCCAGAAGTGCGTCGAGTGGACCTGGCAGGCCATCGAGGCGATGAGAAACCAGTTCATCAGGATAGGTTATTCCGCCGACTGGGGCCTGGAGTACCACACGATGGACGACTGGTACAGGGCTGCCGTTCAGAAGTCCCTCCTTGAGTTCTACGAGAAGGGCATGCTCTACCGCGACAAGCACCCTGTCTACTGGTGCCCGCGCTGCAGGACGAGCCTTGCCAAGGCCGAAGTCGGCTACGTCGAGGAGGACGGCTACCTCTACTACATCAAACTCCCCTTAGCTGACGGCTCCGGCCACGTCCCCATAGCCACCACAAGGCCCGAGCTGATGCCGGCTTGTGTCGCTGTGTTCGTTCACCCGGACGACGAGCGCTACAAAGACGTGGTAGGTAAGAAGGTAAAGCTCTCGATATTTGAGAGGGAAGTGCCGGTCATAGCCGATGAGGACGTTGACCCAGAATTCGGAACAGGTGCGGTCTACAACTGTACCTACGGTGACGAGCAGGACGTCGTCTGGCAGAAGCGCTACAACCTGCCGGTTATCATCGCCATCAACGAGGACGGCACGATGAACGAAAACGCCGGGCCCTACGCCGGCCTCAAGGCGGAAGAGGTGCGCGAGAGAATAGCGGAAGACCTCGAAAAGATGGGACTGCTCTACGACAGGAAGAAGGTCCACCACCGCGTGCTGAGGCACACCGAGAGGAGCTCCTGTATGGCGCCCATCGAGCTGCTCCCCAAGACCCAGTGGTTCATCAGGGTGAAGGACTTCACGGACGAGATAGTGAAGGTCGCGGAGGAGATCAACTGGTACCCCGAGGACATGTTCTTGAGGCTTAAGGACTGGGCCGAGAGCATGGACTGGGACTGGGTCATCAGCAGACAGAGGGTCTTTGGAACGACGCTCCCGTTCTGGGTCTGCAAGAACGGCCACGTGGTTCCGGCGAGGGAAGAAGACCTTCCGGTTGACCCGCGCTTTGATAAACCTCCGGTCGAGAAGTGCCCGGTCTGCGGTGCAGAGCTTGAGCCCGTAACTGACGTCCTCGACTGCTGGATTGACTCAAGCATAACCCCGCTCATCATAACCCGGTGGCACGAGGCCATGAAGGGCGACGAAGAGGCCAAGCGCTGGTTCGAGCACAACTTCCCAACGGCTCTAAGGCCGCAGGGAACGGACATCATAAGGACGTGGGCCTTCTACACAATATTCAGAACCCACGTGCTCACCGGCGAGAAACCTTGGAATGACGTCCTCATCAACGGAATGGTCGCCGGCCCGGACGGCAGGAAGATGAGCAAGAGCTACGGCAACGTCGTTGCACCGGACGAGGTCATACCGAAGTACGGCGCCGATGCGCTCCGCCTCTGGACCGCCCTCGCTCCGCCCGGAGAGGACCACCCGTTCAAGTGGGAGACCGTCGACTACAACTACAGGTTTTTGCAGAAGGTCTGGAACATCTACCGCTTCGCCGAGCGTCATCTGGTAGATTTTGACCCGAGCAGCGCTCCGGAGGAGCTTGAGCCGATCGACCGCTGGATACTCAGCAGACTTCACAGGCTGATAAAGTTCGCCACCGAGGAGATGGAGCGCTACCGCTTCAACCTGCTCACCAGAGAGCTGATGACCTTCGTCTGGCACGAGGTCGCTGATGACTACATCGAGATGATCAAGTACCGCCTCTACGGCGACGACGAGGAGAGCAAGCTGAAGGCGAAAGCGGCACTCTACGAGCTGCTCTACAACGTGATGCTCCTCCTCGCACCGTTAGCCCCGCACATAACCGAGGAGCTCTACCAGGAGATGTTCAAGAGGCACGTTGGTGCCAAGAGCGTGCACCTCCTTGAGTGGCCGAAGTACAACGAGGGCAGGATAAGCGAGGAGGCTGAGAGGCTCGGGGAGCTCGCCCGCGAGATAGTCGGTGTCATGAGGCGCTACAAGAACAGCCACGGCCTGGCTCTCAACGCCAAGCTCAAGCACGTGGCCATCTACGCCACCGAGGGCTATGAGGCCCTGAAGGCCATTGAGAAGGACATCGCAGGAACCATGAACATCGAGAGGCTGGAAATAATCCAGGGCGAGCCGGAACTTGAGGAGCGCATCATTGAGATAAAGCCCAACTTCAGGACTGTTGGACCGAGATACGGCAAGCTCGTGCCAAAGATCACCTCCTACCTCAAGGAGAACGCGGAAGCAGTTGCCAAGGCACTCAAGGAGACCGGAAAGGTTGAGTTTGAGGTTGAAGGCCAGACGGTCGAGCTGAGCAAGGATGACATCGTGCTCAGGAAGGCCGTGTTCAGCGAGGGCGAAGAGGTCGAGACGGCAGTCGTTTGGGATGCCGTTGTGGTGTTCTTCTGAGTTAACCTTTTACACCCCTACTCCATTTTCTTCTGGGTGGTGAAGTTGGGGGAGGATGAACTCAGAAAGAGAATCGAGGAGATGGAAGCACTGCTTGAACTGATGGGCAGAAAGTACGCGGAGATGAAACGGGACAGAGAAGTCCTTAGGAGGGCAATATCAGAACTCAAAGGGGAGAACGCCAAATTAAAGGGTGAGGCCGATGGAAGAGCTTAGAAAGAGGCTCCTGGAACTCTCCAAACAGGAAGCATCGCTCAACTTTAAGATGTACGAGCTTTTTGAAGAAAATCGGGTTCTGGCCATAAAACTAGCCGGTTACATCGCAGAAAACCGGCTCCTCGGTGGCAACTGGGACAGTGAAGAGGTCAAGAGCGTTATGGATCGATACCTCATCGGGAAAACGGACAGGGGTGGGGAACCGCCGGAATGATTTCAATGAAGAACATCTCTGTTCACAAAACGTTTAAAAAGCATTGACGTTACCAACCCGCGGGCAAAATTCCGGGCGAAGGCGTCCGCCCTAATCGCCCCCCCGGGGCTAATGACGCCTGTTCTCCAATCCAGGAGGTGACGCCATTGAACCCGGAAGGAAGGATGATAATAGGTGCAGTCCAGGTTATAGTAGTGCTCATGCTCTCTCCCCTGATGGTGGGGATACTGAAGAAAATCGAGGCAAGAATAGAGTCGAGGAAAGGAATAAGCATATTCCAGCCCTACTACGATTTAGCCAAATTCTTTAGAAAGGAGACTCTCATTCCTGAAGGCGTTGGGCCTTTCTTTATCATGGCTCCATTCATAGCGTTCGGGGCCATGCTGACCCTTCCCTGGATGCTTCCCATAGTCGGCAACTTTCCGAGCTGGCTTGCGCCGACGGTTGACTTCTTTGGCGGAACGTTCATCTTCGGCCTGGCCGCGATGGTATCAATCCTTGCGACCGAGAGAACAGGAAGCTACTACACGGGTATAGGGTCAACGAGGGCGATTAACTTTGGCGCCTTTGCCGAGCCCGTCCTGATAATGGTATTCTTCGGTGTTGCAATCCTAACGGGGACCAACAACCCGTTCCTTATGAACCACAGGGTAACCGCTGGGAGCTGGTACCTGTCACCAACCCACGTACTCATCACGGCGGCCTTCTTTATGCTCCTGCTCTTTGACACCGGGAAACTGCCCATCGAATTCCACGGGAGCAACGAACTCGGAATGCTCGACCAGGGAAAGGGCCTCGAGTACACCGGCCCGCTCTACGCCATCAACTCGTGGGCAGGCTACATGAATTCCTTCATACTGATGGCGGTCTTCCTCAACGTCTTCGCCGTCCCCTGGGGGCTGGCAACGAGCGCGGGTCTGGTCGAGGTCGTCAAGGGGATAGTGGCCCTCTTTGTCAAGATGCTCGGCCTTATACTGGCTTTCGTTGTCGTTGAGGAGACCCTGGCGAAGATAAGGCTCTTCCGCATAATCGACTATCTCTCGGCGAGCTTCCTCCTTGCCATAATGGGGGTCATCAGCTTCCTTCTTGGGGGTGTGGTTCCATGATGAACATCGTAACGGAAGTGACCAGTCTCATCGGTGTCACTGTACTGCTTGTAGCGTTCCTCCTGCTGACTGAGTCCTACATGCACTCCCTTATTGACCTGATTGCCTTTCAATCCATCCTCATCGGGGTCATCATTGGTCTCGTGGGCTGGCAGGAGAGGATAGCGGAGCTCATGATCCTTGCCGGGATAACCATCGTCTTCCGGGCGCTCATAATCCCGTGGATTCTTCAGCGGGACATCAGAAACGAGAGGATATGGCGCAACAGGGAGATAAAGACGACCCACCATGCAATAGTCGTTGGTTTGACTGTCGCGGTCCTGGCGTATTTCCTCTACGTGCCGGTCTACAAGGTAACGGGCGACTGGGATGGGGTAATCCCTTTTGTTCTGCTCTTCCTCAGCATGCTGATTATAGTAGCGAGAAGGAACGCACTGGCCCAGGTCATAGGCTACGTCAGTGAGGAGAACGCCCTGCTGTACCTGGCGGTCATGCTGACTCCGATGCCCATGATACTGGAGTTTGGTATCCTGCTTGACATGATCGCCTTCGTTCTCTTGGCAGTCGTTCTGGGTGCGGAGAAACGTTACGGCCCTGTGGAAGTTGAGGAGCTGGTGGGGTGATACCATGGATGCGGTGTTCTATCTCTTGCTACTCCCCCTCATAGCGGTGTTCGTTTCAATTCCCTCTGAGAGATTGGGGAGGCTTCTAACCCCTGCACTTGCCTTTGCAACCGCTGCACTGGCTGCTTCTATGCTGTGGGGCGGCTACACCACATCGACCCACAGCTTCTACGTCGATGAGTACTCGCTAGTCACGGCCAACATCATTGCGTGGGTCTACCTCTTCGCCTCGCTCGCCTCGCTCTACTACACGGAGCGCGTTGAGAGGCCGTTCTTTAACCTCCGCTACTACTGGAGCTTGCTCTCGCTCTTCGCCCTCAGCATGCTCTTCACTGCGGTGGTAGCGAACCTTGGCTGGATGTGGATCGGGCTTGAGGCAACCACTATAGTCAGCGCCCTCCTCGTAATAACCGACGGTAAGAGGCGGAACGTTGAGGGTGCGTGGCGCTACATGATAATCGCCTCCGCGGGACTTGGAATAGCCTTTCTGTCGGTCGTCCTTGCCTACAGCTCCGCCGGAACGCTCGACGTGAGGCAGCTGACCTTCACCTCAAAAGAGGGTATCCTCGTGTCCCTCCTTGCACTGATCGGCTTCGGCACAAAGGTCGGCCTGTTCCCCATGCACAGCTGGTTGCCAGACGCCCACGGGAGTGCACCGTCCCCCGTCAGCGCAATGCTCTCCGGAACGCTCCTTCCTACAGCTTTGCTGGTTTACTATAGAATTTTCAGCGCGGCAGGAATTAACGATGCTCCCGCTAGGGTAACACTCCTTGTTGGGCTCTCGACCATCATCGTTGCCTCAATCCTCATGGCCTCACAGCGCTTCGTGAAGAGGCTTCTGGCCTACTCCAGCATGGATATGATGGGCGTCGCGACCACGGGGATTGCACTGAGCTACTACCATCCGGCACTGCTTAAGCTTGTCTTTCTCCTCATAGCCGTCCACGCCTTTTCAAAGGGCGCACTCTTCATCTCAACGGGGAGCATTGTGAGGGCCTATGGAAGCCATGAAATCGGGGAAATAACCGGCCTGCTGAACTCCACCAAACTTACCGGGTATTCCTTTGTTCTTTCGGCACTTTCCGTAACCGGCACGCCTCCGTTTGGAACGTTCATGGCCGAGCTGGGGATCGTCGGTGTTGCCCTTTCGAGAAGTTACTGGTGGGGGCTCCTCATCGGAACCGGCCTGCTGCTGTCGTTTCTGGCCTTGAACTGGCATGCCGCAAGGATGGCGTTTGGGGGGGCTGAGAAAGTGGAGATCCCGTTGGGAGAGGAGGCAATACCCTTTGCGATGACCCTCGTGGCCCTTGGGATAAGCCTCTACGCATGGTATATCACCATCACAGGGGGTCTGATAATATG
This genomic interval carries:
- a CDS encoding valine--tRNA ligase, with the protein product MLPKTYEPEKIEPKWQKFWLDEKIYKYELDEKRPSYAIDTPPPFTSGTLHLGHVLSHTWIDIIARYKRMTGYNVLFPQGFDNHGLPTELKVEKEFGISKDQPEKFLQKCVEWTWQAIEAMRNQFIRIGYSADWGLEYHTMDDWYRAAVQKSLLEFYEKGMLYRDKHPVYWCPRCRTSLAKAEVGYVEEDGYLYYIKLPLADGSGHVPIATTRPELMPACVAVFVHPDDERYKDVVGKKVKLSIFEREVPVIADEDVDPEFGTGAVYNCTYGDEQDVVWQKRYNLPVIIAINEDGTMNENAGPYAGLKAEEVRERIAEDLEKMGLLYDRKKVHHRVLRHTERSSCMAPIELLPKTQWFIRVKDFTDEIVKVAEEINWYPEDMFLRLKDWAESMDWDWVISRQRVFGTTLPFWVCKNGHVVPAREEDLPVDPRFDKPPVEKCPVCGAELEPVTDVLDCWIDSSITPLIITRWHEAMKGDEEAKRWFEHNFPTALRPQGTDIIRTWAFYTIFRTHVLTGEKPWNDVLINGMVAGPDGRKMSKSYGNVVAPDEVIPKYGADALRLWTALAPPGEDHPFKWETVDYNYRFLQKVWNIYRFAERHLVDFDPSSAPEELEPIDRWILSRLHRLIKFATEEMERYRFNLLTRELMTFVWHEVADDYIEMIKYRLYGDDEESKLKAKAALYELLYNVMLLLAPLAPHITEELYQEMFKRHVGAKSVHLLEWPKYNEGRISEEAERLGELAREIVGVMRRYKNSHGLALNAKLKHVAIYATEGYEALKAIEKDIAGTMNIERLEIIQGEPELEERIIEIKPNFRTVGPRYGKLVPKITSYLKENAEAVAKALKETGKVEFEVEGQTVELSKDDIVLRKAVFSEGEEVETAVVWDAVVVFF
- a CDS encoding proton-conducting transporter membrane subunit; this encodes MDAVFYLLLLPLIAVFVSIPSERLGRLLTPALAFATAALAASMLWGGYTTSTHSFYVDEYSLVTANIIAWVYLFASLASLYYTERVERPFFNLRYYWSLLSLFALSMLFTAVVANLGWMWIGLEATTIVSALLVITDGKRRNVEGAWRYMIIASAGLGIAFLSVVLAYSSAGTLDVRQLTFTSKEGILVSLLALIGFGTKVGLFPMHSWLPDAHGSAPSPVSAMLSGTLLPTALLVYYRIFSAAGINDAPARVTLLVGLSTIIVASILMASQRFVKRLLAYSSMDMMGVATTGIALSYYHPALLKLVFLLIAVHAFSKGALFISTGSIVRAYGSHEIGEITGLLNSTKLTGYSFVLSALSVTGTPPFGTFMAELGIVGVALSRSYWWGLLIGTGLLLSFLALNWHAARMAFGGAEKVEIPLGEEAIPFAMTLVALGISLYAWYITITGGLII
- a CDS encoding NADH-quinone oxidoreductase subunit H, with amino-acid sequence MNPEGRMIIGAVQVIVVLMLSPLMVGILKKIEARIESRKGISIFQPYYDLAKFFRKETLIPEGVGPFFIMAPFIAFGAMLTLPWMLPIVGNFPSWLAPTVDFFGGTFIFGLAAMVSILATERTGSYYTGIGSTRAINFGAFAEPVLIMVFFGVAILTGTNNPFLMNHRVTAGSWYLSPTHVLITAAFFMLLLFDTGKLPIEFHGSNELGMLDQGKGLEYTGPLYAINSWAGYMNSFILMAVFLNVFAVPWGLATSAGLVEVVKGIVALFVKMLGLILAFVVVEETLAKIRLFRIIDYLSASFLLAIMGVISFLLGGVVP